GTGGGTTTCCTGTGGGCACGCACCGGCAAATTCTTGCCCTACGCCATGCGCCGTGACGGTGAGCTGCTTCACGTCAAAGGCCGCTACGCGCTGGCCATCGACGACGGCAACGCCTACCTCGCGGCCGGTTTGGCAGGGCTGGGCGTGCTCTGGCTGCCCAAGTACATGTCCAGGCCTCATCAAGCGCAGGGTGGGTTAGTGCCGCTGTTCGAAGACTGGCACCTGGAGCCGATGCCGCTTTATCTGGCCTATCCTCCGAACCGGCACATCAGCGCCAAGCTGCGGGTGTTCATCGATTGGGTCGTGGAACTGATGGCGCAACATGCGCCTATCATTGATCGACACGTATCGTGAAACCCGACTGTCCAGTTCTAGAGGAGCCCTCCATGGACCGATTCACCGGCGGTTGCCTATGCGGCAATGTTCGTATCCAGGCCTCGGGCCGTCCGTATCGCGTTGGCCTCTGTCACTGCCTCGATTGTCGCAAGCATCACGGCGCGCTCTTCTACGCTGCCGCCGTGTTCCCCCAGGATGCCGTGACGATCGAAGGTGAAACACGGGACTATGCCGGACGCTTTTTCTGTCCGCGCTGTGGCTCGTCGCTGTTCGCCCGCTCGGCTGACGAAATAGAAGTGCACCTGGGGACCCTGGACGCCCCCGATCAACTGATGCCCACCTACGAAAGCTGGACCGTGCGCCGCGAGTCATGGCTGCCGGCGTTTCCGTTCACCCGACACTACGTACATGATCGCGAGGGTACGGGCCGGGCCGAGGAGTAGGGCGGTCATTCGAAACCGACAATCGCCTTGATCTCCAGATACTCCTCGAACCCGTGAACCCCATACTCACGGCCATTGCCTGAGCGCTTGTAGCCGCCGAACGGCGCCATGGGATTCCACGCCGGGTAGTTCAACAGCACTTGTCCTGCGCGGATACGCGACGCGACGGCGCGCGCAAGCTCAAGGTCCTGGCCCTGGACATGCGCGCCGAGCCCATAGACGGTGTCATTGGCGATGGCGACGGCTTCATCCACCGTGTCATAGGGAATGATGCACAGCACCGGGCCGAAGATTTCTTCCTGGGCGATGCGCATGCTGCTGTCGACCTGCGAGAAGACCGTAGGGCGGGTGTAGAAGCCTTGTTCAAAACCCTCCGGGCGCCCAGGGCCGCCGCACACAAGCTTGGCCCCTTCATGCAAGCCGACTTCGATCATGGTTTGCACCCGATTGAACTGGGCCTCGTTGGCGATGGGGCCGAGTACGGTTTCTTCCGATCGTGGGTCGCCGACGATGATCGCGTTGGCAGTCGCGGCAGCCAGCGCTTCGACTTCCGCCGAGCGATTTCGTGGCACGATCATTCGGGTCGGCGCGCTGCACGACTGGCCGACATTGCGGAACGCCGACATCACGCCAGGTGGCACGGCTTTGGCGAAGTCAGCGTCCGGCAGCAACACGTTCGGGGATTTGCCGCCCAGTTCCTGGGTGACGCGTTTTACCGTTGGCGCGGCGGCCTGGGCCACCAGTGCGCCGGCGCGGTTCGAGCCGGTGATGGAGATCAGGTCGATGTCGGGGTGCGCCGCCATGGCTGCGCCGACCTCGGCACCGCTGCCGTTCACCAGGTTGAAGACGCCGGCAGGCAGGCCGGCGTCATGCACCAATTGTGCGAAGAGAAGGGCACTGAGGGGCGACAGTTCGCTGGGTTTCAACACCACCGTGCAACCGGCGGCAATCGCCGGGGCGACTTTGGCGGTGATTTGGTACAGCGGCCAGTTCCACGGCGTAATGAGGCCGCAGACGCCGATGGGTTCGCGTTGAATGGCCGTGCCCTGCTCAAGCTTCCGGAAGTTGTAAGTGGACAGCACATCGCGGGCCACCCGAACGTGTTCGGCGGCCAGCGGCACTTGCATGGCCCGTGCGAAGCCGATGGCCGCGCCCATTTCCAGCGAGAGCACCTGGGCCAGTTCTTCCTTGCGCTCAAGCATCAGCCCATGGATCTTTCCAAGGATCGCCACGCGTGTATCCACCGAAGTGGCGGACCAGCCGGGAAACGCTGCGCGAGCTGCCGCGACCGCGCGGTCAACGTCCTCGCTTGAGCCGCGAGCGACCTCGGCAATGACTTGCTCGGTCGCGGGATTGATCACCGGCAGCGTGGCCGGGTATGCCGCAGACTGCCAGTCACCATTGATATAGAACTGCTGGGACGTAGGCGGGTTGTTCAAAAATGGGGTGGTCATCCAACGGGCTCCCATAGAGCGGTGATAGCACTGCCGGCGACAGATCCTGAGGCCGTTTTCTTCTCGATAAACTAACAAAGCGGCCCGGATGGGATATGCCGTTCTCAAGCCTGGCAAAGAAGAATCTGCTGTATCTGCCGGGCTAACTGGGCAAAAAAAATGGCGGCGCCCGTCCGGGGCAAAAAAGCGCGCCCGGTCGCTTGCGTCAAATGAGTCGGCCGGTGCCAGGTGTGCTCACCTGAGGCATTGTCAGGGCTGTCGGTTCGGTAAACCTGCGGATATCAAAAGGGCTGATCAGGGTGCCGGTGTTGCCGGTGCTGATCAGCTCGGCCATGACGTCGCCGACGCCCGGGCCGAGCTGGAAGCCATGCCCGCAGAAACCAAAGGCATAGAACAACCCCTTGACCTTGCCGCTTGGGCCCATGATCGGCAGTGAGTCTGGCGTATAGCTTTCGATGCCGCTCCACACCCGGATAATGTTCAGGTTCGCCACCCCAGGCAGCAGGCGGCTCATCTGCTGCATCTGGTTGAGCAGGCTCTCGGGCTTGAAGTAGGCACGACGGTTGATCATGTCCGGTTTGCAACGGTTGCCGCCGCCGATGATGAGGTTGCCCCGGGGGATCTGCCGGAAATAAATCACCTCTTCCTTTATCTTGGTGAACACGCCGATCACCGTCGGCAAGGCATAGGGTACCGGTTCGGTGACCGACATCTGCGGGCCATTGGCTTGCAATGGCACGGCTTCGTCAAATTGTTCGGACAGCTTTGCCCCCCACGCCCCTGCCGTGATCAGCAGTTGTTCTGCAATGAACAATTGGCCATCGGTGGTGGCCACGTGGAATTCGTCGTTCACCTTTTGTACTGCGGCGACTTCCGTTCGCTCGCACACACTTGCCCCGGCCCGTGTCGCCGCGCGGGCAAATGCCGGTGCGGCCAAGCGCGGGTTGGCGTGGCCGTCGTGAGGGGCATACGAGCCACCTTTGACCTGCGGGCCGAGGAATGGGAAACGCGCATGCAAAGCCTTGCCGGTGATGATCTGCAAGTCCAGCTCGCGGGCTTCGGGGGCGGCGGCGTAGGCTTCAAGTTCGGCGATTTCGTCTTCGCGATAACAGACGCGCATATGGCCGCTGGGGATGAACTCCAGGTCATCGCCAATCAACTCGGGGAGCCGTTTCCACAACCCGTACGAGCGATTGGACAGTTCCAGTTGGCCGAGGAATCGCCCCTGGCGTCGCACGTTGCCGAAATTCACCCCACTGGCATATTGGCCGATCAGGTCGCGTTCCAGCAGGGTCACCGAGTGCCCACGCTGGCGCAGGAAAAACGCCGACGCCGAGCCCATGATGCCGCCGCCTATAATCAGTACATCGCTTTTTTGTGGCTTCATGATATTCCCTCGAACATCCTCGATAGCGGTTCAATTGCAGCAAGGTCAGGCCCAACCTCCGTGGCGAGGGAGCTTGCTCCCGCTGGGGCGCGCAGCGGCCCCAAAAGCGGTGAGCGCTTCGCGCTCAAGCGGGAGCAAGCTCCCTCGCCACGGGTTCATCTCATGCCGTTGGGTAGGGGGGCGCACATGCCAGCGCTTCGATTTCGATCAGGTACCCATGGTGCAAGGCCGGCACGGGCACCACCGCGCGCGCAGGTCGGTGTGCGCCCAGATAGCGGGCGTAGATCCGGTCGAACGCTGGCCAGTGTTCAATGCCGGCGACATAGACCGTCACTTTCAGCAGGTCGCTCGGACGACGACCCGCGGCGCCAAGAATCGCCATCAGGTTATCCAGGGCGATGGCGGCTTGTACCTCGAACGGTTGGTCGACACTGTGGCCGCCATCGGCACGTACCGGCAGTTGCCCGGACACGTACAAGACGCCTTCGTGCGAGACCGCCTGGGAGTAATGTCCACCCGCAGCGGCCGCCCGGGTGGTCTGGATCAACTCGATTTCACCAGCCATGCAGACGACTCCAGGTGTGCACCTGGCCGAAGACATCGCAGGCGTGGTAATCAGGGAATTGCGCACCGGTGGCGCAGGCGTGGTTGGGCAGGATGCGCAGGCGACTGCCGATGGGAAAACGCTCGGTGATAGCGACGTCCCCAGGGCTGGAAAGGGTGACGATGCCGTGCTCCTGGTTGGCGCTGGTGAGCAGCGCGCCCTCGATCCAGGCGCCGGCTTCGCTGCACACTTGTCCATAGCCGAAATCCCGCTGCTGGCGCTGTGTCCCCCGGTCCCGGCTCATGGCCATCCAGCCGGCATCGGTGATGATCCAGCCTTTGTCCGGCTGATGCCCGATGACGGTGGTCAGTACGCTCAGCGCCAATTCATCTGCCTGGCAAACACCGATGTTGTGCATCACTAGGTCGAAGAACACATAGACGCCGGCGCGGACCTCGGTCACGCCTTCCAGGCTCACCGCCGACAATGCCGTGGGTGTCGAGCCGATGCTGACTTGCGGGCAGGCCAGCCCGGCTGCGCGGATGCGTTGGGCGGCGCTGACGCAGAGGTGGCGTTCTTGTTCGGCCAAGGCTTGCAGCGCTTGGGGCGTATCGAGCTCGTAGCTGGACCCGGCGTGGGTCATGACGCCGCACAGCTGCATGCCGCCTTCGCTGAGTCGCCGCGCGATGTCGACCAGTGCATCGTCTTCAACGCGCACGCCGGAGCGATGACCGTCGCAATCGATCTCGATCCAGACCTCGAAACGTTCGTCGTGCTGCCTGCCGAAATCGACGATGGCCTGCGTCGCCGCCAGGCTGTCGGTCAAGATGCTCAAGCGACAGCCCTTGCGCCGCAGCGTCAGGGCCTGGGCCAGTTTGCCGGGCGCCATGGACACGGCATAAAAGATGTCGTGGATGCCTTCGGCGAAGCAATGCTCGGCTTCCTTGAGGGTGGACACGGTGATTGCCCTGGCGCCTGCTGCGATCTGCGCTTGAACCACCGGCAGGCATTTGCTGGTTTTGATATGTGGGCGCAGACGCACTCCCAAGGCGTCCATGCGGTGTTGCATGCGC
The sequence above is drawn from the Pseudomonas sp. St316 genome and encodes:
- a CDS encoding GFA family protein, with translation MDRFTGGCLCGNVRIQASGRPYRVGLCHCLDCRKHHGALFYAAAVFPQDAVTIEGETRDYAGRFFCPRCGSSLFARSADEIEVHLGTLDAPDQLMPTYESWTVRRESWLPAFPFTRHYVHDREGTGRAEE
- a CDS encoding aldehyde dehydrogenase family protein, giving the protein MTTPFLNNPPTSQQFYINGDWQSAAYPATLPVINPATEQVIAEVARGSSEDVDRAVAAARAAFPGWSATSVDTRVAILGKIHGLMLERKEELAQVLSLEMGAAIGFARAMQVPLAAEHVRVARDVLSTYNFRKLEQGTAIQREPIGVCGLITPWNWPLYQITAKVAPAIAAGCTVVLKPSELSPLSALLFAQLVHDAGLPAGVFNLVNGSGAEVGAAMAAHPDIDLISITGSNRAGALVAQAAAPTVKRVTQELGGKSPNVLLPDADFAKAVPPGVMSAFRNVGQSCSAPTRMIVPRNRSAEVEALAAATANAIIVGDPRSEETVLGPIANEAQFNRVQTMIEVGLHEGAKLVCGGPGRPEGFEQGFYTRPTVFSQVDSSMRIAQEEIFGPVLCIIPYDTVDEAVAIANDTVYGLGAHVQGQDLELARAVASRIRAGQVLLNYPAWNPMAPFGGYKRSGNGREYGVHGFEEYLEIKAIVGFE
- a CDS encoding FAD-binding oxidoreductase — its product is MKPQKSDVLIIGGGIMGSASAFFLRQRGHSVTLLERDLIGQYASGVNFGNVRRQGRFLGQLELSNRSYGLWKRLPELIGDDLEFIPSGHMRVCYREDEIAELEAYAAAPEARELDLQIITGKALHARFPFLGPQVKGGSYAPHDGHANPRLAAPAFARAATRAGASVCERTEVAAVQKVNDEFHVATTDGQLFIAEQLLITAGAWGAKLSEQFDEAVPLQANGPQMSVTEPVPYALPTVIGVFTKIKEEVIYFRQIPRGNLIIGGGNRCKPDMINRRAYFKPESLLNQMQQMSRLLPGVANLNIIRVWSGIESYTPDSLPIMGPSGKVKGLFYAFGFCGHGFQLGPGVGDVMAELISTGNTGTLISPFDIRRFTEPTALTMPQVSTPGTGRLI
- a CDS encoding RidA family protein, with product MAGEIELIQTTRAAAAGGHYSQAVSHEGVLYVSGQLPVRADGGHSVDQPFEVQAAIALDNLMAILGAAGRRPSDLLKVTVYVAGIEHWPAFDRIYARYLGAHRPARAVVPVPALHHGYLIEIEALACAPPYPTA
- a CDS encoding DSD1 family PLP-dependent enzyme, translated to MPVSIASLDTPVALIDVPRMQRNIQRMQHRMDALGVRLRPHIKTSKCLPVVQAQIAAGARAITVSTLKEAEHCFAEGIHDIFYAVSMAPGKLAQALTLRRKGCRLSILTDSLAATQAIVDFGRQHDERFEVWIEIDCDGHRSGVRVEDDALVDIARRLSEGGMQLCGVMTHAGSSYELDTPQALQALAEQERHLCVSAAQRIRAAGLACPQVSIGSTPTALSAVSLEGVTEVRAGVYVFFDLVMHNIGVCQADELALSVLTTVIGHQPDKGWIITDAGWMAMSRDRGTQRQQRDFGYGQVCSEAGAWIEGALLTSANQEHGIVTLSSPGDVAITERFPIGSRLRILPNHACATGAQFPDYHACDVFGQVHTWSRLHGW